A single window of Phycisphaeraceae bacterium DNA harbors:
- a CDS encoding cation:proton antiporter — MHLLATTNHESATLFLLQAAVILLACRVVGFAARWLGQPQVVGEMIAGVVLGPSLLGAVAPGAFSALFPPEGMRLVYVVAQVGLSLYMFLIGLEFNIGLIAGRWRSAAAVSISGIAAPFLLGGVMALALYRNEALFAPQIRVWEAVLFMGAAMSITAFPMLARILYERGLSGTPLGTLALAAGSSDDAAAWCLLAIVLASFGGSAGAAALTIGGGVAYAVVCIAAARPALRGLGLRAERDGDVRAWMLALVLAMVMLVSWFADAIGIYSVFGAFILGVAMPRGVFADRVTRYVEPLTTTLLLPMFFVYSGLNTRIGLVDTPAMWGVAALVLVMACAGKGLACWGAARLCGVPGREAMAIGALMNARGLMELILLNIAYERGLITQGLFSVMVIMAIVTTLMATPVFELVYGRHQRKSGRLPAAGVDVPAIGG, encoded by the coding sequence ATGCACCTGCTCGCCACTACGAATCACGAGTCCGCGACGCTCTTCCTGCTGCAGGCGGCGGTGATCCTGCTGGCGTGCCGGGTGGTGGGTTTCGCAGCGCGGTGGCTGGGGCAGCCGCAGGTGGTCGGCGAGATGATTGCGGGGGTGGTGCTCGGGCCGTCGCTGCTCGGGGCGGTGGCGCCCGGAGCGTTCTCGGCGCTGTTCCCGCCGGAGGGGATGCGGCTGGTCTACGTGGTGGCGCAGGTGGGGCTGTCGCTGTACATGTTCCTGATCGGGCTGGAGTTCAACATCGGGCTGATCGCTGGGCGGTGGCGGAGCGCGGCGGCGGTCTCGATCTCGGGGATCGCGGCGCCGTTCCTGCTGGGCGGGGTGATGGCGCTGGCACTGTACCGGAACGAGGCGCTGTTCGCGCCGCAGATCCGTGTGTGGGAGGCGGTGCTGTTCATGGGTGCGGCGATGTCGATCACCGCGTTTCCGATGCTGGCGCGGATCCTGTACGAGCGCGGGCTGTCGGGGACGCCGCTGGGGACGCTGGCGCTCGCCGCGGGATCGTCGGACGATGCGGCGGCGTGGTGCCTGCTGGCGATCGTGCTGGCGAGTTTCGGGGGGAGCGCGGGGGCGGCGGCGCTGACGATCGGCGGGGGCGTGGCGTATGCGGTGGTGTGCATTGCCGCGGCGAGGCCGGCGCTCCGGGGTCTGGGGCTGCGGGCGGAGCGGGACGGGGATGTGCGGGCGTGGATGCTGGCGCTGGTGCTCGCGATGGTGATGCTGGTGAGCTGGTTCGCGGACGCCATCGGGATCTACTCGGTCTTCGGGGCGTTCATACTCGGGGTGGCGATGCCGCGGGGCGTGTTCGCGGATCGGGTGACGCGGTACGTGGAGCCGCTGACGACGACGCTGCTGCTGCCGATGTTCTTCGTGTACTCGGGGCTGAACACGCGGATCGGGCTGGTGGACACGCCGGCGATGTGGGGGGTGGCGGCGCTGGTGCTGGTGATGGCGTGCGCGGGGAAGGGGCTGGCGTGCTGGGGGGCGGCGCGGCTGTGCGGGGTGCCGGGGCGGGAGGCGATGGCGATCGGGGCGCTGATGAACGCGCGGGGGCTGATGGAGTTGATCCTGCTTAACATCGCTTACGAGCGGGGCCTGATCACGCAGGGGCTGTTCAGCGTCATGGTGATCATGGCGATCGTGACGACACTGATGGCGACACCGGTGTTCGAGCTGGTGTACGGGCGGCATCAGCGGAAGAGCGGGCGGCTGCCCGCCGCGGGCGTGGATGTGCCGGCGATCGGCGGCTGA
- a CDS encoding Bax inhibitor-1/YccA family protein, translating to MFRTNNPALRSDVFAKPATWDSFMGSQAVAPAAARPNTMTVAGTARATGVLLLLCIVAAVGAWTLIDKNPAMLSPSLWGGMLIGLGLSLVIVFKPQSSPYIAPVYAIAEGVFVGAISALYASLSVQRGWSTLTGTGIVFQSALLTFGIAAALLVVYATGLYRPGRLFRTGVIAATGGVCLFFVGTMLLSLFGINFPSLWSSGPLGIGIAAFIVVLASANLVLDFDLVAVGARNGAPRYFEWYGGFAILVTLVWLYISLLRLLALLQDRR from the coding sequence ATGTTCAGAACCAACAATCCCGCCCTGCGATCCGATGTCTTCGCCAAGCCCGCGACCTGGGACTCCTTTATGGGTTCCCAGGCCGTCGCCCCCGCCGCCGCCCGTCCGAACACGATGACCGTCGCCGGGACGGCCAGAGCAACCGGGGTCCTCCTGCTTCTCTGCATCGTGGCAGCGGTCGGCGCCTGGACTCTTATCGACAAGAACCCCGCCATGCTGAGCCCCTCGTTATGGGGCGGCATGTTGATCGGCCTTGGTCTTTCGCTCGTCATCGTGTTCAAGCCCCAATCCTCCCCGTACATCGCACCGGTGTACGCCATCGCCGAGGGGGTCTTCGTCGGCGCCATCTCCGCGCTCTACGCCTCTCTCTCCGTCCAGCGTGGATGGTCAACGCTCACCGGAACCGGCATCGTCTTCCAGAGCGCCCTGCTCACCTTCGGCATCGCCGCCGCCCTCCTGGTGGTTTACGCCACCGGCCTCTACAGGCCCGGCCGCCTCTTCCGCACCGGGGTGATAGCCGCCACCGGCGGTGTGTGCCTGTTCTTCGTCGGCACCATGCTCCTGAGCCTCTTCGGCATCAACTTCCCCTCCCTCTGGAGCTCGGGCCCCCTGGGCATCGGCATCGCCGCGTTCATCGTCGTCCTTGCCTCCGCCAACCTCGTCCTCGACTTCGACCTTGTCGCCGTTGGCGCCCGCAACGGCGCGCCGCGCTACTTCGAGTGGTACGGCGGGTTCGCCATCCTCGTCACCCTCGTCTGGCTCTATATCTCCCTGCTCCGCCTCCTCGCCCTCCTCCAGGACCGGAGGTAG
- a CDS encoding YicC family protein, with product MIRSMTGFGDASMTVGSGPQGSPGGVHYFIEVRSLNSKYFKAIIRLPEQFQALEAEIESELRRRLGRGSVFLSAQCSDSSGETGYTINDKALSAYIEQLKRLPQVQSGQVKVDLGPLLALPGVLLPPANEEERLERARQALTKLLAQACDRLIAMRGREGAALRTDLLQRRDAIADRLRHISARAPDTLLEYERRLKLRIDTMINEAGLKVEPADVVREIAVYAERTDITEEITRLSGHIEQFTQLLERDDGKPVGRTLDFLSQEMLREANTIASKCADSEISRHIVEVKGEIDRIKEQVQNVE from the coding sequence GTGATCCGCAGCATGACCGGGTTCGGCGACGCGTCCATGACCGTTGGGTCCGGCCCCCAGGGTTCCCCCGGCGGCGTCCACTACTTCATAGAAGTCCGCTCCCTCAACAGCAAGTACTTCAAGGCCATCATCCGCCTCCCCGAGCAGTTCCAGGCCCTCGAGGCCGAGATCGAGAGCGAACTCCGCCGCCGCCTCGGCCGCGGCAGCGTCTTCCTCTCCGCCCAGTGCTCCGATTCCTCCGGCGAGACCGGCTACACCATCAACGACAAGGCCCTGAGCGCCTACATCGAACAGCTCAAGCGCCTCCCCCAGGTCCAGTCCGGCCAGGTCAAGGTCGATCTCGGCCCGCTCCTCGCTCTCCCCGGCGTCCTCCTCCCCCCGGCCAACGAGGAAGAACGACTCGAACGCGCCCGCCAGGCCCTCACCAAGCTCCTCGCCCAGGCCTGCGACCGCCTCATCGCCATGCGCGGCCGCGAGGGCGCCGCCCTCCGCACCGACCTCCTCCAGCGCCGCGACGCCATCGCCGACCGCCTCCGGCACATCTCCGCCCGCGCCCCCGATACCCTCCTCGAATACGAGCGCCGCCTCAAGCTCCGCATCGACACCATGATTAACGAGGCCGGCCTCAAGGTCGAGCCCGCCGACGTCGTCCGCGAGATCGCCGTCTACGCCGAACGCACCGACATCACCGAAGAGATCACCCGCCTCTCCGGCCACATCGAGCAGTTCACCCAGCTCCTCGAACGCGACGACGGCAAGCCCGTCGGCCGAACCCTCGATTTCCTCTCCCAGGAAATGCTCCGCGAGGCCAACACCATCGCCTCCAAGTGCGCCGACTCCGAGATCTCCCGCCACATCGTCGAGGTCAAGGGCGAGATCGACCGCATCAAAGAGCAGGTCCAGAACGTCGAGTAG
- a CDS encoding tryptophan 7-halogenase gives MTNQSEPAYDVAIIGGGPGGSTTGMLLKKYAPGLRVLIVEREQFPREHIGESLLPPVSRVLDEAGVWDKVESAGFPIKFGATYTWGKTTEPWTFGFIPVEEIPKDYVRPGKYEGWRTRVALQVERSEYDKVLLDHAASVGCEVRERTRVAQVEREGDTVTGLVLGDGTRVTARYYVDASGNAAVLRRAMGVKVEVPTLLKNVAFWDYWSAEGMNGPIWEGGATRIHIRSTAYGWIWYIALGMDRTSVGLVCNADYYKASGKRPEELYREAIASDPLVLKLIGEGRARGQVESTTDWSFIADRAYGANWFLCGESLGFADPILSAGLALTHTCARQLAYTIIELDRGEHDRAWLLGQYDTIQRKRVGQHIKFADYWYSGNGLFSAIQENCTKIAKEAGLTLNPADAFRWLSNGGIDDMLGQFAIGGLDLAGIKQVQWRLSQGTGKAADAAVTYLIDGKTTFRLNLAGASKVMIADLRGGRIVPLPAYVRGDRTLALAGGYGVVFDVLRTASDAEKVTQRLLAVAQQGPAELTGNTYQQCLMCLEVMATNGWVTCESKRGRPALQLETPKEGRQIYTATWGPYKKDA, from the coding sequence ATGACGAACCAGAGCGAGCCGGCGTACGACGTGGCGATCATCGGCGGCGGCCCCGGGGGCTCGACGACGGGGATGCTGCTGAAGAAGTACGCGCCGGGGCTGCGGGTGCTGATCGTGGAGCGGGAGCAGTTCCCGCGGGAGCACATCGGGGAGAGCCTGCTGCCGCCGGTGAGCCGGGTGTTGGACGAGGCGGGGGTGTGGGACAAGGTGGAATCGGCGGGGTTCCCGATCAAGTTCGGCGCGACCTACACGTGGGGGAAGACGACCGAGCCGTGGACGTTCGGGTTCATCCCGGTGGAGGAGATCCCGAAGGACTACGTGCGGCCGGGGAAGTACGAGGGGTGGCGGACGCGGGTGGCCCTGCAGGTGGAGCGGTCGGAGTACGACAAGGTGCTGCTGGACCACGCGGCGTCGGTCGGGTGCGAGGTGCGGGAGCGGACGAGGGTGGCGCAGGTCGAGCGGGAGGGGGACACGGTGACGGGGCTGGTGCTGGGGGACGGCACGAGGGTGACGGCGCGGTACTACGTGGACGCATCGGGGAACGCGGCGGTGCTGCGGCGGGCGATGGGGGTGAAGGTCGAGGTGCCGACGCTGCTGAAGAACGTGGCGTTCTGGGATTACTGGTCGGCGGAGGGGATGAACGGGCCGATCTGGGAGGGCGGGGCGACGCGGATTCACATCCGGAGCACGGCGTACGGGTGGATCTGGTACATCGCGCTGGGGATGGACCGGACGAGCGTGGGGCTGGTGTGCAACGCGGACTACTACAAGGCTTCGGGGAAGAGGCCGGAGGAGTTGTACCGCGAGGCGATCGCGTCCGATCCGCTGGTGCTGAAACTCATCGGCGAGGGGCGGGCTCGCGGGCAGGTGGAGAGCACGACGGACTGGTCGTTCATCGCGGACCGGGCGTACGGGGCCAACTGGTTTCTGTGCGGCGAGTCGCTGGGGTTCGCGGACCCGATCCTGTCGGCGGGGCTGGCGCTGACGCACACGTGCGCGAGGCAGCTGGCGTACACGATCATCGAACTGGACCGCGGGGAGCACGACCGGGCGTGGCTGCTGGGGCAGTACGACACGATCCAGCGCAAGCGCGTGGGGCAGCACATCAAGTTTGCGGATTACTGGTACTCGGGGAACGGGCTGTTCTCGGCGATCCAGGAGAACTGCACGAAGATCGCGAAGGAGGCTGGGCTGACGCTGAACCCGGCGGATGCCTTCCGGTGGCTGAGCAACGGCGGGATCGATGACATGTTGGGGCAGTTCGCGATCGGCGGGCTGGACTTGGCGGGGATCAAGCAGGTGCAGTGGCGGCTGAGCCAGGGGACGGGCAAGGCGGCGGACGCGGCGGTGACGTACCTGATCGACGGGAAGACGACGTTCCGGCTGAACCTGGCGGGGGCGAGCAAGGTGATGATCGCGGACCTGCGCGGCGGGCGGATCGTTCCGCTGCCGGCGTACGTGCGGGGGGACCGGACGCTGGCGCTGGCGGGCGGGTACGGCGTGGTGTTCGACGTGCTGCGGACGGCGTCGGATGCGGAGAAGGTGACGCAGAGGCTGCTGGCGGTGGCGCAGCAGGGGCCGGCGGAACTGACGGGGAATACCTACCAGCAGTGCCTGATGTGCCTGGAGGTGATGGCGACCAATGGGTGGGTGACGTGCGAGTCGAAGCGGGGGCGGCCGGCGCTGCAACTGGAGACGCCGAAGGAGGGGCGGCAGATCTACACGGCGACGTGGGGGCCGTACAAGAAGGACGCGTAG
- the secG gene encoding preprotein translocase subunit SecG, which produces MFMTLAANWGLIWTVIATLAFLLLSVLMILVVLIQRPQGGGLSGAFGSGAGSGQTAFGAKTGDALTVASILIFVLWLLAAIALNYMIRPGFAAEQPAVATPAETPAPAPTGSTPDSTPPVSAPSTTPPSTSPPPATPPADPQPQPEPQPEEPAPNRAPGAGDTPQGH; this is translated from the coding sequence ATGTTCATGACCCTCGCCGCCAACTGGGGACTCATCTGGACCGTGATCGCCACCCTGGCGTTCCTGCTCCTGAGCGTCCTGATGATCCTCGTCGTCCTCATCCAGCGCCCACAGGGCGGCGGGCTCTCCGGCGCCTTCGGCTCCGGTGCCGGCTCCGGTCAGACCGCCTTCGGCGCCAAGACCGGCGACGCCCTCACCGTCGCCTCCATCCTCATCTTCGTCCTCTGGCTCCTCGCCGCCATCGCCCTCAACTACATGATCCGCCCCGGCTTCGCCGCCGAGCAGCCCGCGGTTGCCACCCCCGCCGAAACCCCGGCCCCCGCCCCCACCGGCTCAACCCCCGACTCCACCCCGCCGGTGAGCGCTCCTTCCACCACTCCCCCCTCCACCTCCCCTCCTCCAGCCACCCCGCCCGCCGATCCTCAGCCCCAGCCCGAGCCGCAGCCCGAAGAGCCCGCGCCCAACCGCGCGCCCGGCGCCGGCGACACCCCGCAGGGCCACTGA
- a CDS encoding beta-galactosidase, which translates to MASITYDGQSFMIDGRRIWVVSGSVPFARIPRDQWAARIRAAKLAGLNAVETHVIWSRHEARQGQFNFTGENDLRHFVQLVQQAGMYCILRPGPYVGAAWDMGGLPSWLLALPDIRLRVAGPAFLEACSRYITAVAQQVRDLQVTSPGEGGPVLLVQNESGWTCGHDEAAHAYLGELNRYYREAGLTVPTINANQLWQGIEGQIDCWTGYGDLLATLRQLAEVRPDQPRIVIDFKLGEPLQWGRSASAPPEPGQVVRRLAEVVAAGGQFNLTPFAGGANPGFAAGREGLVPDGFYATTTEHGALIDALGRPTPAHATTRRLCMFASRFARVLANLETRRHQVVQHPSPEPSAPKAKASASLPSVVYATGIHGSVAFVFADEAGRNEPDSTTLLLPDGTTLPVPLGDLSVVWCLFDARLTGRTNLDYCNLSAFAVLGRVFVCFGPAGTRGVLSINGSRLEVDVPTGLTPAIVEHEGIVVVVCSSEQIDAAYVDDDTLYLGVSGLASVDAAGASSHPIPHGTYKTYTRVTGTGAVTTHKASPPPPVERAPEPAAPAPKAKGKGKASAKKGTAPEPVRKIDPGPRLVLNHWSGASAKEYADGVSARFASIAGPADLDSLGAPVGYGWYRIKFRSSSPGKRRILFPGAADRLHLTLDGEIVGVVGHGPGAVPDVSLSLKKGEHTLVVLAENLGRFSGGLRLGSRVGLYDHLWAVSPLKAGAPKLVTGEPIEPLGSFVPLWNVHRSDATDPMRPTWTFQHRSKGPVFVRMGPMPVRGVLVLNDVPLKPFDEAGLGVYTIPAESLSRGNNSLQLALLGGHGVAEANLKHVTEAVELFDGDECLTLPDPKSLPSRGKGKGAVKDIGPTGTAEWAFAKWEPPTRDAYEPGTKSPGKGSHQPKWWRCPFNPDDSALPLLLDLTGMTKGQIYVNGQHLGRYFVADPNGKTLGTQSVYHIPRSMLGRTGPSELMLFEEHGAAPTKVKISAPE; encoded by the coding sequence ATGGCTTCCATCACCTACGACGGTCAGTCCTTCATGATCGATGGGCGTCGGATCTGGGTCGTCAGCGGCTCTGTGCCCTTTGCGCGGATTCCCCGGGACCAGTGGGCGGCGCGGATCCGTGCCGCCAAGCTGGCGGGGCTGAACGCGGTCGAGACACACGTGATCTGGTCGCGGCACGAGGCGCGGCAGGGTCAGTTCAACTTCACCGGCGAGAACGACCTGCGGCACTTCGTCCAACTGGTGCAGCAGGCGGGGATGTACTGCATCCTGCGGCCGGGGCCGTACGTGGGTGCGGCGTGGGACATGGGCGGGCTGCCGTCGTGGCTGCTCGCGCTGCCGGACATCCGCCTGCGGGTCGCGGGCCCGGCGTTTCTCGAGGCCTGCTCGCGGTACATCACTGCGGTGGCGCAGCAGGTCCGGGATCTTCAGGTGACCTCGCCCGGCGAGGGTGGGCCGGTGCTGCTGGTGCAGAACGAGTCGGGGTGGACTTGCGGGCACGACGAGGCGGCGCACGCCTACCTCGGCGAACTGAACCGCTACTACCGCGAGGCGGGGCTGACGGTGCCGACGATCAACGCGAACCAGCTCTGGCAGGGGATCGAGGGGCAGATCGACTGCTGGACGGGGTACGGGGATTTGCTGGCGACGCTCCGGCAACTGGCTGAGGTGCGCCCGGACCAGCCGCGGATCGTGATCGACTTCAAACTTGGCGAGCCGCTGCAGTGGGGGCGCTCGGCGTCGGCGCCGCCTGAGCCGGGGCAGGTGGTGCGGCGGCTGGCGGAGGTGGTGGCGGCGGGGGGGCAGTTCAACCTGACGCCGTTCGCCGGGGGCGCGAACCCCGGGTTCGCCGCGGGCCGGGAGGGGCTTGTTCCCGACGGGTTCTACGCGACGACGACGGAGCACGGGGCGCTGATCGATGCGCTGGGGCGGCCGACGCCGGCGCACGCGACGACGCGCCGGCTGTGCATGTTCGCATCGCGGTTTGCGCGCGTGCTGGCGAACCTGGAGACGCGGCGTCACCAGGTGGTGCAGCACCCGTCGCCGGAGCCGTCGGCGCCGAAGGCCAAGGCATCGGCGTCGCTGCCGAGCGTGGTGTACGCGACGGGCATTCACGGATCGGTCGCGTTCGTGTTCGCGGACGAGGCGGGCCGCAACGAGCCGGACTCGACGACGCTGCTCCTGCCCGACGGCACGACGCTGCCGGTGCCGCTGGGTGACTTGTCGGTGGTGTGGTGCCTCTTCGACGCGAGGCTGACGGGGCGCACGAACCTGGACTACTGCAACCTCTCGGCGTTCGCCGTGCTGGGGCGCGTGTTCGTGTGCTTCGGCCCGGCGGGGACGCGGGGGGTGCTGTCGATCAACGGCTCGCGGCTGGAGGTCGACGTGCCGACGGGGCTGACGCCGGCGATCGTCGAGCACGAGGGGATCGTCGTGGTCGTCTGCTCCTCCGAGCAGATCGATGCGGCGTACGTGGACGACGACACGCTGTACCTGGGTGTATCGGGGCTCGCGTCGGTGGATGCGGCGGGCGCTTCGTCGCACCCGATCCCGCATGGCACATACAAGACGTACACGCGCGTGACGGGGACGGGCGCGGTGACGACGCACAAGGCGTCGCCGCCGCCGCCGGTGGAGCGAGCGCCGGAACCGGCGGCGCCCGCGCCGAAGGCCAAGGGGAAGGGGAAGGCCTCGGCGAAGAAGGGGACGGCGCCCGAGCCGGTCCGCAAGATCGATCCGGGTCCGCGGCTGGTGCTCAACCACTGGTCGGGTGCTTCGGCGAAGGAGTACGCGGACGGGGTTTCGGCGCGGTTCGCGTCGATCGCGGGTCCGGCGGACCTGGACTCGCTCGGTGCGCCGGTCGGGTACGGGTGGTACCGGATCAAGTTCCGCTCCTCGAGCCCGGGGAAGCGGCGGATCCTGTTCCCGGGCGCGGCGGACCGGCTGCACCTGACGCTCGACGGCGAGATCGTCGGCGTGGTAGGGCACGGCCCGGGCGCGGTCCCGGATGTCTCCTTGTCGCTGAAGAAAGGGGAGCACACGCTGGTGGTCCTGGCGGAGAACCTCGGACGGTTCTCAGGTGGTTTGCGGCTGGGGAGCCGCGTCGGGCTGTACGACCACCTGTGGGCGGTATCGCCGCTGAAGGCGGGGGCGCCGAAGCTGGTGACGGGCGAACCGATCGAGCCGCTGGGGTCGTTCGTGCCGCTCTGGAATGTTCACCGCTCGGATGCGACGGACCCGATGCGGCCGACGTGGACGTTCCAGCACCGGTCGAAGGGTCCTGTGTTCGTGCGGATGGGCCCGATGCCGGTTCGCGGGGTGCTGGTGCTCAATGATGTGCCTCTCAAGCCATTCGACGAAGCAGGGCTCGGGGTGTACACGATTCCCGCCGAGTCGCTCTCTCGCGGCAACAACTCGCTGCAGCTGGCGCTGCTGGGTGGGCACGGCGTGGCCGAAGCGAACCTGAAGCACGTGACCGAGGCGGTGGAGTTGTTTGATGGGGACGAGTGCCTGACGCTGCCGGACCCCAAGTCGCTGCCGAGCCGCGGCAAGGGCAAGGGGGCGGTCAAGGACATCGGCCCCACCGGGACGGCCGAGTGGGCGTTTGCGAAGTGGGAGCCCCCGACGCGCGATGCGTACGAGCCGGGGACCAAGTCGCCGGGGAAGGGATCGCACCAGCCGAAGTGGTGGCGCTGCCCGTTCAATCCGGATGATTCGGCGCTGCCGCTGCTGCTTGATCTCACGGGAATGACCAAGGGGCAGATCTACGTGAACGGTCAGCACCTCGGGCGGTACTTCGTGGCGGATCCGAACGGCAAGACGCTCGGGACACAGAGCGTGTACCACATCCCGCGGTCGATGCTGGGACGGACCGGGCCGAGCGAACTCATGCTGTTCGAGGAGCATGGGGCGGCGCCGACGAAGGTGAAGATTTCGGCGCCGGAGTGA
- the tpiA gene encoding triose-phosphate isomerase has product MNTNLAAAKDLSRAVCEALRDSPTQVHLFPPFPYLLPVAGVIGDAASPVLLGAQDAFFSPNGAFTGEVSVDMLIDCGVRAVLTGHSERRHVIGESDDIVNAKTLAVLAKGLTCVLCIGETLNQRERGETDSINAAQLTAALAGVPTDHLSRLVIAYEPVWAIGTGKNATPDDAQDAHHKIRALLRTLFGAPIADATRIQYGGSVKASNARDLMAMPDIDGALVGGASLKADEFAQIVRACGS; this is encoded by the coding sequence ATGAACACCAACCTCGCCGCGGCGAAGGATCTCTCCCGTGCCGTCTGCGAGGCCCTGCGCGACTCCCCAACCCAGGTCCACCTCTTCCCGCCCTTCCCCTACCTCCTCCCCGTCGCCGGCGTCATCGGCGACGCGGCCAGCCCCGTCCTCCTCGGCGCCCAGGACGCCTTCTTCTCCCCCAACGGCGCCTTCACCGGCGAGGTCAGCGTCGACATGCTCATCGATTGCGGCGTCCGCGCCGTCCTCACCGGGCACAGCGAGCGACGCCACGTCATCGGCGAGTCCGACGACATCGTCAACGCCAAGACCCTCGCCGTCCTCGCCAAGGGCCTCACCTGCGTCCTCTGCATCGGCGAGACCCTCAACCAGCGCGAACGCGGCGAGACCGATTCGATCAACGCCGCCCAGCTCACCGCCGCCCTCGCCGGCGTCCCCACCGACCACCTCTCCCGCCTCGTCATCGCCTACGAGCCCGTCTGGGCCATAGGCACCGGCAAGAACGCCACCCCCGACGACGCTCAGGACGCCCACCACAAGATCCGCGCCCTGCTCCGCACCCTTTTCGGTGCCCCGATCGCCGACGCCACCCGCATCCAGTACGGCGGCTCCGTCAAGGCCTCCAACGCCCGCGACCTCATGGCCATGCCCGACATCGACGGTGCCCTCGTCGGCGGCGCCTCCCTCAAGGCCGACGAGTTCGCCCAGATCGTCCGCGCCTGCGGGTCGTAA
- a CDS encoding phosphotransferase, with the protein MTNRSERIAAGEAAVVCSHYDLGVVEEVRRLSRGSRHTPKVILRTTQGLFLLKRRGGPGARTDARRVALSHETQTFLARAGFPVPRLLSTRAGNRSMVELGDRVYEVYEVVPGAGYDRSVTSTLEAGRILGVFHRLLADFHPTIQTHTGGYHALKDVGARLVRECESRDAGRVARRLAKDLADEYQRAAAKADAIGIRSLPEQVIHADWHPGNLVFRGHTVAGVVDLETVCLSWPILDVANGALQFSMRRAGEQSPPSTDTPAPAPPLPSTPDAWPVQPDEARLSAFVHGWTAGSGRTLSAAESDALAWLMIEALVVEAVAAVRGLGRSHLLDPAGLLAMVMGKAVWLRDNARRVSGLS; encoded by the coding sequence ATGACCAACCGCTCCGAGCGCATCGCGGCCGGCGAGGCCGCCGTCGTCTGCTCCCATTACGACCTCGGCGTCGTCGAAGAAGTCCGCCGCCTCTCCCGCGGCTCCAGGCACACCCCCAAGGTCATCCTCCGCACCACGCAGGGCCTCTTCCTCCTCAAGCGCCGCGGCGGGCCCGGTGCCCGCACCGACGCCCGGCGCGTCGCCCTCAGCCACGAGACCCAGACCTTCCTCGCCCGCGCCGGCTTCCCCGTCCCCCGCCTCCTCAGCACCAGGGCCGGCAACCGCTCCATGGTCGAACTCGGCGACCGCGTCTACGAGGTCTACGAGGTCGTCCCCGGCGCCGGCTACGACCGCTCCGTCACCTCCACCCTCGAAGCCGGCCGAATCCTCGGCGTCTTCCACCGCCTCCTGGCCGACTTCCACCCCACCATCCAGACCCACACCGGCGGCTACCACGCCCTCAAGGACGTCGGCGCCCGACTCGTCCGCGAGTGCGAATCCCGCGATGCCGGCCGCGTCGCCCGCCGCCTCGCCAAGGACCTCGCCGACGAGTACCAGCGCGCCGCCGCCAAGGCCGATGCCATCGGCATCCGCTCCCTGCCCGAGCAGGTCATCCACGCCGACTGGCACCCCGGTAACCTCGTCTTCCGCGGCCACACCGTCGCCGGTGTCGTCGATCTCGAGACCGTCTGCCTCTCCTGGCCCATCCTCGATGTCGCCAACGGCGCCCTCCAGTTCTCCATGCGCCGCGCCGGCGAACAATCCCCGCCCTCGACCGACACCCCGGCCCCCGCTCCCCCCCTCCCCTCCACCCCCGACGCATGGCCCGTCCAGCCCGATGAAGCCAGATTGTCCGCTTTTGTGCATGGCTGGACCGCCGGTTCCGGTAGAACCCTGAGCGCGGCGGAGTCCGATGCCCTCGCCTGGCTCATGATCGAGGCCCTGGTCGTCGAAGCCGTCGCCGCCGTACGCGGGCTCGGACGCTCGCACCTGCTCGATCCGGCCGGCCTCCTCGCCATGGTCATGGGCAAGGCCGTCTGGCTCCGTGACAACGCCCGGCGCGTCTCCGGGCTATCGTGA